The genomic stretch ACCGCCCATCAGCCAAGCATGTGTCTATCAACCAACGACGACAGAGTGCTTCAGATACGGAGAAGCCTAAAAATTTGCTCGCGCTTAATCTCATCTTCCAGAACGTTCTCAATTGTGAACCAATCTGTGACAGAGTCGCGGTTGATTTCAAGGTCCTCCATTGCCTTTTCCGTAATTGATACCCCCTGAAGAACAAGTATTGTAGTAGATCGAGGGTTTTCCTCCCTGGCCCTGCGAAGACTTTTGATAGCAGCACCGATTCTTTCTAAGACGCCAGCCGGATCTATGCCGCCTTTAATCTCGACGGCTGCTTGAATTTCGTCGTCTTGATAAATCGCCACATCGGGTTCATCAGCGAATATAACCACCCGTCCATCCCTCAGCTCCATCGTTGAACCATCTTCCTTTTCCCTTAGGACAAGTCTTTTCTCGCGAAGCCTGCGTTGGAGAATCCCTTTAATAATGACGTCAACTCTGTTTCCCTTTGTGTTCTGCCAGGACCCTTGAGCTTGTGAACCCGCTGTCATTCCTCGCCACAGATCAAACTCACGGGCGTCTAACTGCGCATCGAGTTCAATAAGGCGACTGATTACCCGATTCAAATGTTTGGCAATGGCTGTCCCAGTTTCACTGTCAGGGCTATTTCTACCTGCCTCATAGCGGCTAACTGGAAATCCCACACGATTCATAGACTTTTGAGAGACCATTGCGAGCATTCGATAGTATCCGACAGAACCAGGCACAGTTTTCAGGACGAACGGATGTGCAAACACAATTACCGGCCTAATACCGCCATGAATGACTCTATTCCACGCCCGTTTTGATATCCCTAGGAGATCCAGATCCCAATCCAAGGTTTCGCCTTTTGTCTGTTCTACCTCGGCCGCTACGGTCAGCAGTCCCCATTCATGGAGCCTCTGGTGGAAGAACTCGCTTTTTGT from Chloroflexota bacterium encodes the following:
- a CDS encoding XcyI family restriction endonuclease, with amino-acid sequence MKRTPDKDASENYKVWSLDQLTKSEFFHQRLHEWGLLTVAAEVEQTKGETLDWDLDLLGISKRAWNRVIHGGIRPVIVFAHPFVLKTVPGSVGYYRMLAMVSQKSMNRVGFPVSRYEAGRNSPDSETGTAIAKHLNRVISRLIELDAQLDAREFDLWRGMTAGSQAQGSWQNTKGNRVDVIIKGILQRRLREKRLVLREKEDGSTMELRDGRVVIFADEPDVAIYQDDEIQAAVEIKGGIDPAGVLERIGAAIKSLRRAREENPRSTTILVLQGVSITEKAMEDLEINRDSVTDWFTIENVLEDEIKREQIFRLLRI